CTGGACAACAGTGAGCATGTTGCTCTGGTGAAAGGTGTCCCTGGGCAATTGCAGGAACCTGTGTTGGTTCGGATGCATTCAGAGTGCCTGACTGGGGACGCCTTTGGTTCTCTTCGCTGTGACTGTGGTCCACAACTGGAGGCCGCCCTGTCGCAAATCGAGCAAGAAGGAGAAGGCGTTGTTGTTTATTTGAAGCAAGAAGGTCGTGGCATTGGCCTGATCAATAAGTTGAAGGCCTATAGCCTTCAAGATGGAGGTCTAGACACCGTGGAAGCGAATGAGAAGTTGGGATTTGGAGCAGATCTACGAAATTACGGAGTGGGAGCACAGATCCTTAGTGATCTTGGAATTCATCGCCTAAGGCTACTCACCAATAATCCTCGCAAAATTGCAGGACTCGGTGGATATGGTCTGGAAGTTGTGAGTCGAGTCCCGCTGATCATCAATCCAGGAGATCATAATGCCAATTATTTGGCCACAAAACGGGATAAATTAGGTCATCTATTTAATGCCAATAGTGCAGCTGATGTCGTTACTCTTGCCTGGGATTGCGGTGAAGATTTGATCGCTAAACTTCCAGATCTTCTTAAAAGGGCAGAAGAATCAGCGTCGAAATTAAGTCTTACCCTGCAACCAGAACAAACACCACGGCTCCTTGCTCTTTGGGAACGTCCGCAATTTGTTTGGACTGTTTCAGGTGATCTCACCGCAATTGAGTTGTTCCTCAAAACGTTGGCCTCTTGGACAGAAACAAAAAGACTCGGTTTCTTGAAAACGGCGAAAGCAGAACAACGTCTTCACCCTTCATTACAACTTAATCGTGAAGAAATGGACCTTTCATTATTATTGGATAATACAAAAAATGGCTGGTCAGGACATTCTGACCAGCCAATCTTAATTCACTGGTCCTAACGCATCAGTCGGTGACCGTCACACTTTCAATGCGGCTGCCATTTTTCAAGGCGAGAACCACATCCATGTCACCGGTTTGCCCAAATACGGTGTGCACACCATCAAGGTGGGGCTGAGCTTCGTGAACAATGAAAAATTGGCTTCCACCGGTGTTGGGACCGGCGTGGGCCATGGAAAGAATCCCTGGGGCATGCTTCCGGTTGTTGATTTCGCAATCAATGGTGTAGCCAGGACCGCCTGTTCCAGGCATTCCCTTGGCTCCTTCACGGCTGTTGGGGCATCCACCCTGAGCCATAAAACCATTGATGACGCGATGAAAGGCAAGACCGTCGTAAAAGCCTTCGCGCGCCAGCTTCACAAAATTGGCGACGGTGTTCGGCGCATCTTGATCGAACATTTCCAGCTTGATCTGGCCGGCATCCGTTTTCATCAGGACTGTCGTCAAGGCACCAAAAGCAAAAACCAATCTTAGGCAAGCGGGCAAGATGAGTGTCAAAGTGCGCCCTTTTTAAAAGAATGACCACACTCCATTCCTCCCTCCAAGACGCACGCGTTGGTGTGATCGGTGGTAGTGGCTTGTATTCGATCGAGGGCCTCGAATCCGTAGAAGAGGTCACGCTGGAGACTCCATTTGGCGCTCCCTCTGATTGTTTGCGTGTCGGCCAACTGAATGGCGTTGAGGTGGTGTTTCTTGCCCGTCATGGACGCTCGCATCACCTACTCCCTAGTGAGGTTCCCTATCAGGCCAATATTTGGGCCATGAGGTCCTTAGGGGTGCGCTGGTTGATCTCGGTTTCCGCTGTTGGATCTCTTCAGGAACATCTCCGCCCTCGCGACATGGTTGTCCCCAATCAATTCATCGACAGAACGATGCAGAGGCCCCAGTCCTTCTTTGGTGGTGGCTGTGTTGCCCATGTCAGCTTGGCGGATCCGTTTTGTGAGCGATTGAGTGATCTGCTTGCTTCTGCTGCTACCGCCGAGATGCCTTCTGGGCATCGCCTGCATCGAGGTGGCACCTATCTGTGTATGGAAGGTCCGGCATTCTCGACAAGAGCTGAAAGTGAGCTGTATCGCAACTGGGGTTGTGATGTGATTGGCATGACGAATCACACCGAAGCTCGATTAGCAAGAGAAGCTGAAATCGCCTATGCCTCCCTCAGCATGGTGACTGATTTTGATTGTTGGCATACCGAGCACGACGCTGTGACCGTTGAAATGATCATTGGCAACCTCCAAGCAAATGCCGCTGCCACGGGGCCAATCCTCTTTGCTCTGATGGAGAAACTAGGCCGTGAACGTCCTTCTTCTCCAGCCCATCACGCCCTTAAGGATGCCTTGATGACTCCTCCAGCTGCCGTTCCTGCGGCAATCCGCCAACGCCTTGATTTATTTACGAGTTCCTATTGGGGGCCTGCGACTGCTCCAGCCGACTAAGGGGTTCATTAAGGTGGATTCCGATCGAACCAAGAGCAGCGCGCAGGTTGCCGTCGTGATTGGCCAGCAGGATATGGGCCTGTTCAAGATCCATGGATCCAGCCGCCATCACCAGAGCCCGTTTGACCGATCCCTGGGCTTCCGTCAGCAGGGGAAGACCTTGCTCGCGAGATAGGCCAGCAAGATCCGTCAAGATCCTCAGAGACCGGTCGACAAGCTTGCTGTTGCTGGCAGAGACATCAACCATGCGGTTCCCGTAGACCTTTCCCAACTTCACCATCACCCCGGTGGAAAGGATATTGAGTGCCATTTTTGTTGCTGTTCCCGCCTTCAAACGCGTCGATCCAGTCAGCAGTTCTGGGCCTGTGATCAAGCGGACGTCCAGGTGACAGGGCATGGGTGCCTGTTCTGCAGGCACGCATGCCATCGCGATCGCCAAAGCATCCAAATCAACGGCGTATTGCAGGGCACCGAGTACATAAGGAGTAGTGCCACCAGCGGCAATGCCAACCAAACAATCGTCTGCGCTGAATTGATGACCTTTGAGGTCGTCTACTCCCCCCGTCTCTAGATCCTCAAGTCCCTCTGAACTGCGCAGAAGGGCAGGAGCACCTCCGGCCAAAACACCCTGGACCAATTCTGGTGGGCTGCAAAACGTGGGGGGACATTCAGCAGCATCCAAAACACCAAGTCGGCCTGAGGTTCCTGCTCCGATGTAAAAAAGGCGACCGCCTCTGCTTAAACGCAATGCAACAGCATCGATTGCAGCACTGAGAGCGCCTGAGGCACCTTCAACAGCTAATTGAGGTTTGCGATCTTCATCGATGAACAACTTCACCAGGTCGTCTGTGGACAACACGTCCAAATCAGCGCTTCGCGGATTCGACTGCTCTGTAGTGAGGTAGCCCCGATTTTCAGAAGGATTCACAGTAAATCCTCCAGACGACGGCGAACATCATCCAGACCATCGCTTGAGCTTGATGGTTGAACGCTATCGACCGATTGATCTTCTGTTTGCCAATTGCTGACGTCTCGATTGGAACTGGGAGGGGCCAGCATCAAGCGTTCATCATCTGTTTTAGGGACAAAACCAGTTTCGACAAGTCGCGCTTCATACCCAGCCTCCGTGCAGAACAGCTCCACCTCGTGTTGATCGAGAGCTTCCACAGTCGGTGTTGGGAAATCCTGGGCCTCTAACAGGCCTGCATACCGTTCGGCGTCGTCGGAGTTTTCAAACATCAAAACCACCGTTGTCCCAGACAACTCCAGGGAATGGATGCCCTCACTGTCCTGACCAGCGTCGTAAAGAAGGACGTGAACGAGCATGAGCTGTTTGAGGTCCCTTTCAGTCTCTCATCGAAAGACCTGGATTAGATCCGCCCTTGGTCCAAGCTCAGTTCCTGAAGCCTCTGGTAAAGGGCTTGTTCGTCTTCGTTCAAATGGGCAGGTATCACGATGACCACTTCCACCAGTTGATCTCCTTGTCGGTCGTTCCAGACCAGGCCGCGTTCGCGTAATCGCAACAAACGACCACTCGATGACCCTGGAGGCACCTGAAGGGTGACGGATCCCGACAGCGTTGGAACATCCACCGCGCATCCAAGGGCGGCATCAGGAGGAAACAGTTCCAAGCGGTACAGCACGCGCAACCCATCAATGCGTAGCCCCTCAGCGGTCACCACTTGCAACTGCAAAAAGTGATCACGTCCGCCAGGTGCCACTCCCTCCAAACGGAGGCGCCAGCCATCCCCAGCAAATGGAGGCGTCTCCACCTCGATCACCGTTCCATCGGAAAGCTCCAAATTCACTGCTGTTCCGTGAAGGGCCTGGTCGGGGGTCAAGACAACCGTCGTTTCGAGATTGTCTTGTGAGCGAACAGGCGGAGGCGGTTGGGGAGATGGGGTTGGTCTGTGCTCCGATTGCGCTTGATCCTCCTTGTGAGTGGGTTCAGCTCGATCAGGCTCTGGTGGATCACCAATGCCCAGAACAACAGCGAGATACTCCTCGAAATCAGGGAACCCTGAAGCAAATGGATCTTTGCTGTTACTGCGACCCGAGCGACGTTGTTCCCAGGCGACACGCCTGTCGTGATCACTGAGGACGGCGTAGGCCTCATTGACGAGTTTGAAGCGCTCTTCAGCTTGGCGATCGTTCCCATTGAGATCGGGGTGCCAACGCCTTGCCTCACGCCTGAAGGCCCTCTTCAGCGCGTCTGCGTCACTTCCTGGATCGAGACCAAGGAGGGCCCAATAATCGGGCTCAGCGATAGAAGTCATCATCCCAGGGGTCGATTCCTCGACGTCCACTTCTGATTCTTTCGTCGGAACGACTGTTACCTGTGGACCAGGGGTCATCGTCCCAATCGTCGTCTGCAAAGAGTTCGTCTTTCAACGTCCCCAGCGTGCTGCGAATGCCTTGAAGCGGACCCGTATCGCTGCTTCGTTCTGCAGAAAGGCGTCGGTTTAAACCGAAGAGAGCTTCCTGAAGGCCGCTGACGCCCATCTCCAATTGCTGAGGATCATCTTGCTCAAGCAGATCTTGGACATCTCGCATGGCCATTTCAACGGCTCTCTGCTGTCGTTCAGCGCCATATGGACCGAGTTCTAGAGCGGCATCGCGCAGACGTCGCTCCGCTTGCGCCACCAAAGTGAGGGCTGAATTGCGCCGCTCAATCGCCGCACGCCGACGCCGGTCTTCATCTGCGCGAGCTTCCGCTTCGGCTAAAAGTGCTTGTAATTCGTCTTCGTTGAGATTCGATCCACCTTGGATCGTGACGGATTGTTTTCGACCCGTCGTGCGATCGGTTGCGCTGACCTGAAGGATTCCGTTGGCATCAATGTCAAAAGCGACCTGAATTTGCGGGACACCACGGGGCGCAGGAGGAATCCCTGATAAGCGGAAACGGCCTAGGGACTTGTTGTCTTGCGCCATTTGTCGCTCACCCTGCCAAACGTGAATTTCCACGGATGATTGGTTGGCACCAGATGTGCTGAATACGTCGGATTGACGGACTGGAATGGGTGTATTCCGTGGAATCAAGACCTTCATGAGGCCTCCCACAGTTTCCAAACCAAGGGACAGGGGTGTGACGTCATTGAGCAGAAGATCTCTCAGCTCACCGGTAATGATTCCGGCTTGAACGGCTGCCCCTACAGCAACCACCTCATCGGGATTGACGGATTGACAGGGGTCATGAGGAACCAACGTTCTCACCAGCTGCATCACCATGGGCATCCGGGTGCTGCCACCCACAAGCACAACATCGTCAATGTCTTCTGCAAGCCAGCCTGAATCGCGAAGAGCAGCCTGAACAGGGGTCAGCAGTCGATCAAGCAGATCAGGACACAGGCCTTCAAATGTTTTGCGATCGAGGGTGGTCTCGATGTGAAGGGGGCCTTCCTCACCGGTCGCGATAAAAGGGAGGGAAATGGGTGTTGTGGAAATGCCTGAAAGTTCTTGTTTGGCTTTTTCAGCCGCTTCAGTAAGACGTTGAAGCGCTTGGCGATCCCTGCGAAGATCAATTTGATGTTGCTTGAGAAAGGCTTCAGCAAGCCAATCAACGATGAGTTGATCAAAGTCATTACCGCCCAGCTGGGTGTCGCCATTGGTGGCCTTGACATCGAAGACGCCATTGGCGATCCGGAGAAGTGAGACGTCAAAGGTGCCTCCACCAAGATCGAAAACAAGAACGCGACGAACAGCACTTCGATCAAAGCCATAGGCAAGGGCTGCAGCCGTGGGCTCATTGAGAATTCGCTCAATCGACAAACCAGCGAGACGTCCTGCGTCTCGAGTGGCCTGGCGCTGGGCATCATTGAAGTAGGCCGGAACCGTGAGAACGGCTGCGTCAACTGTTTCGCCTAGATAGGTACTGGCGTCATCAACAAGTTTGCGCAAGATGCTTGAGACAAGCTCTTCAGGCGCATATTCACGTTCGGTTTGAGGGCATGCCACACGAACGTTGCCCTGGTTGTTCGCACTCACGGTGTAGGGAACGGTGAGCGTGTTGTCGTCGAGCTCATCCCAAGCGCGTCCTACAAAGCGCTTGAGGTTTGAAAATGTGTTGCGAGGATTAAGGACGAGCTGGCGCCTTGCAGGCTGGCCTACCAGCAGCTCATCCTCTTTGGTGTAGCCCACAACCGATGGAGTTGTCCTAGTTCCTTCCGCGTTGGCAATCACCACCGGTCGACCCGCTTCAAGCACGGCGACTACGGAGTTCGTGGTTCCCAGGTCGATTCCGACGATCCGGCCCATAACCGCGCATTTGGTGTCTCCAAGCTAACGGGCCAAACTCCAATCACCAAGCTTCTATGTGTTCGGATCCTGTGGTGTTCTTTCCCTTACCTTCCAAACAGCAGGCGTAGGGATAGGGTTTAACAATCTGTCTGCCAGCAGAGTGACCAATTTCAAGGCTCAATACCTGCTGCGAAGCAGACCAGCAGCAGAAAAGTTTGTGGATGGCAGTTTTCAGAGGCTGGTCGTGGTCATGGCCTCCATGGTTGCGCTGATTCTCATCTCAATTTTTGTGGTGGTGTTTTGGGGATCATTGGAGTCGATGGGGCGGTACGGACTGAAATTTTTGGTCACGTCCAATTGGAATCCCGTTGATGATGAATACGGAGCGTTCACGGCGATCTATGGAACACTTGTGACCTCTCTGTTGGCACTTGTTATTGCTGTTCCTTTAGGAGTTGGTACTGCAATATTCATTACAGAAGACATCATTCCACTGAAGATCAGAAATATTATTGGCTTGATGGTAGAGCTGCTAGCTGCCATTCCCTCTGTGGTTTTAGGTTTGTGGGCGATCTTTATTTTAGAGCCATTTATTCGACCTTTTCTCATGTTCCTTTATGAGGATTTTGGATGGATACCATTTTTTAGTACGGAACCATTGGGACCAGGTATATCGCCAGCTATTTTGATTCTGGTTGTGATGATATTACCGATCATCACTGCCATAGCCCGTGATTCATTAAACCAAGTGCCGATGCAACTCCGCCAAGCTGCCTATGGAGTTGGAGCGACGCGCTGGGGAGCCATTCTGAATGTCATTTTACCTGCAGCTGTATCAGGAATTGTTGGTGGAGTGATGCTTGCCCTCGGGAGAGCAATGGGAGAAACCATGGCGGTCACGATGATTATAGGAAACTCAAATGTCTTTAGTTGGTCCTTGCTCGCTCCTGGCAATACGATTTCAGCCATGCTTGCCAACCAGTTTGGAGAGGCAGATGTTGGGCAACTCTCTTCACTGATGTATGCAGCATTTGTTTTAATGATTCTTACTTTGCTGGTCAATATATTGGCTCAGTGGCTTGTAAAACGTCTCAGTCTAAAGTATTAATAAATGAACTATCCCTCATCAACTATTCGATCTGAAGCTCGAGTTCCGGACCTGAGCTACAAGGGTTTTTTAAAGAGAAATCTTGGTAGTCGTTTTTTATCATTTTTGGCCGGTGTGTTTTCATTTCTTTGCGTTTTGCCGTTGATTGCGGTTCTTGCTTATGTTTTGATCAAAGGTATTTCTACGATTAATGTTGATTTCTTTACCCAACTCCCGCCTCCTCCAGGCGGGCAAGGTGGAGGAGTTGGTAATGCCATTCTTGGAAGTATTGTTGTTACAACGATAGCGGCCTTGATTGCAATTCCCATCGGCGTTGGTGGTGGTATTTACTTAGCCGAATATTCCACTGGCCGTGTCTTTTCACAATTCATTCGATTTGGAACGAATGTACTTGCTGGTGTCCCGTCAATCATTGCTGGCGTTTTCATTTATGGAGTGATTGTTTCTACTCGAATCCTTTTTGGCCATACCTTCAGCGCGATTGCGGGAGGAACTGCTCTGTCTGTTTTGATGCTTCCCACTGTGGTCAAGACAACAGATGAAGGCTTGAAACTTGTTTCCAACGACCTGCGACGTGCTGCTTATGGAGTTGGTGCATCTCGTTTCGTGACTATCAGTCAAATTACGCTCCCTAAGGCTTTTACTCCAATTGCAACTGGGGTGGTGTTGTCGATCGCTAGAGCCGCTGGAGAAACAGCACCATTGATTTTTACAGCTCTGTTCTCTCCGTTCTGGCCGAATGGCATCTTTGATCCTATTGCAACTCTATCTGTCTTAATTTATAATTTTTCTGCACAGCCTTATGATCTGCAAAACCAACTCGCTTGGTCAGCATCCTTTCTTCTCGTTGTGTTCATATTCGCCCTCAATCTTCTCGCTCGTTGGTTTGGGAGGATGGCAAATAAGTGATATCGATGATTAAAGGCTTCAATTAATCAATTTCCGGTTCTGAACTTTTCTCTCATGACAGCCCTTTCATCAACAGAGTTGCGGGAACCAAATCTCGATACTTGCCTGTCGATTCAAAATACAACAATTAGTTATGGCGAATTTGAAGCCTTAAAAAATGTTTTCTGTGATATCCCAAGAGGCAAGGTAACGGCTTTTATTGGACCCTCGGGTTGTGGCAAGTCAACTCTCCTAAGAGGTCTTAATCGAATGAATGATTTGATTGAGGGTTGTACTCTTAAAGGAAGAATACTTTTTGACGGTGCGGATTTATACGCTCCTGAAGTTGACCCAGTCGAAGTTCGTCGTCGCATTGGAATGGTATTTCAACA
The window above is part of the Synechococcus sp. WH 8020 genome. Proteins encoded here:
- a CDS encoding DUF3110 domain-containing protein; translation: MLVHVLLYDAGQDSEGIHSLELSGTTVVLMFENSDDAERYAGLLEAQDFPTPTVEALDQHEVELFCTEAGYEARLVETGFVPKTDDERLMLAPPSSNRDVSNWQTEDQSVDSVQPSSSSDGLDDVRRRLEDLL
- a CDS encoding peptidylprolyl isomerase, with the protein product MKTDAGQIKLEMFDQDAPNTVANFVKLAREGFYDGLAFHRVINGFMAQGGCPNSREGAKGMPGTGGPGYTIDCEINNRKHAPGILSMAHAGPNTGGSQFFIVHEAQPHLDGVHTVFGQTGDMDVVLALKNGSRIESVTVTD
- a CDS encoding DnaJ domain-containing protein, whose translation is MTSIAEPDYWALLGLDPGSDADALKRAFRREARRWHPDLNGNDRQAEERFKLVNEAYAVLSDHDRRVAWEQRRSGRSNSKDPFASGFPDFEEYLAVVLGIGDPPEPDRAEPTHKEDQAQSEHRPTPSPQPPPPVRSQDNLETTVVLTPDQALHGTAVNLELSDGTVIEVETPPFAGDGWRLRLEGVAPGGRDHFLQLQVVTAEGLRIDGLRVLYRLELFPPDAALGCAVDVPTLSGSVTLQVPPGSSSGRLLRLRERGLVWNDRQGDQLVEVVIVIPAHLNEDEQALYQRLQELSLDQGRI
- the mtnP gene encoding S-methyl-5'-thioadenosine phosphorylase; this encodes MTTLHSSLQDARVGVIGGSGLYSIEGLESVEEVTLETPFGAPSDCLRVGQLNGVEVVFLARHGRSHHLLPSEVPYQANIWAMRSLGVRWLISVSAVGSLQEHLRPRDMVVPNQFIDRTMQRPQSFFGGGCVAHVSLADPFCERLSDLLASAATAEMPSGHRLHRGGTYLCMEGPAFSTRAESELYRNWGCDVIGMTNHTEARLAREAEIAYASLSMVTDFDCWHTEHDAVTVEMIIGNLQANAAATGPILFALMEKLGRERPSSPAHHALKDALMTPPAAVPAAIRQRLDLFTSSYWGPATAPAD
- the ribBA gene encoding bifunctional 3,4-dihydroxy-2-butanone-4-phosphate synthase/GTP cyclohydrolase II translates to MDPNFDSIPDALNAIRNGECVVVVDDERRENEGDLICASQFATPEQINFMAKEARGLICLAIEGDRLDALDLPLMVDRNTDENQTAFTVSIDAGPEHGVSTGISAEDRSRTIQVVLQADAKPSDLRRPGHVFPLRARSGGVLKRAGHTEAAVDLAQLAGLIPSGVICEIQNSDGSMARLPELQIYAKQFGLRLISIADLISYRLQNERFVRRHAQCVMPSQFGQFQAVGFRNELDNSEHVALVKGVPGQLQEPVLVRMHSECLTGDAFGSLRCDCGPQLEAALSQIEQEGEGVVVYLKQEGRGIGLINKLKAYSLQDGGLDTVEANEKLGFGADLRNYGVGAQILSDLGIHRLRLLTNNPRKIAGLGGYGLEVVSRVPLIINPGDHNANYLATKRDKLGHLFNANSAADVVTLAWDCGEDLIAKLPDLLKRAEESASKLSLTLQPEQTPRLLALWERPQFVWTVSGDLTAIELFLKTLASWTETKRLGFLKTAKAEQRLHPSLQLNREEMDLSLLLDNTKNGWSGHSDQPILIHWS
- the dnaK gene encoding molecular chaperone DnaK — protein: MGRIVGIDLGTTNSVVAVLEAGRPVVIANAEGTRTTPSVVGYTKEDELLVGQPARRQLVLNPRNTFSNLKRFVGRAWDELDDNTLTVPYTVSANNQGNVRVACPQTEREYAPEELVSSILRKLVDDASTYLGETVDAAVLTVPAYFNDAQRQATRDAGRLAGLSIERILNEPTAAALAYGFDRSAVRRVLVFDLGGGTFDVSLLRIANGVFDVKATNGDTQLGGNDFDQLIVDWLAEAFLKQHQIDLRRDRQALQRLTEAAEKAKQELSGISTTPISLPFIATGEEGPLHIETTLDRKTFEGLCPDLLDRLLTPVQAALRDSGWLAEDIDDVVLVGGSTRMPMVMQLVRTLVPHDPCQSVNPDEVVAVGAAVQAGIITGELRDLLLNDVTPLSLGLETVGGLMKVLIPRNTPIPVRQSDVFSTSGANQSSVEIHVWQGERQMAQDNKSLGRFRLSGIPPAPRGVPQIQVAFDIDANGILQVSATDRTTGRKQSVTIQGGSNLNEDELQALLAEAEARADEDRRRRAAIERRNSALTLVAQAERRLRDAALELGPYGAERQQRAVEMAMRDVQDLLEQDDPQQLEMGVSGLQEALFGLNRRLSAERSSDTGPLQGIRSTLGTLKDELFADDDWDDDPWSTGNSRSDERIRSGRRGIDPWDDDFYR
- the pstA gene encoding phosphate ABC transporter permease PstA, which encodes MNYPSSTIRSEARVPDLSYKGFLKRNLGSRFLSFLAGVFSFLCVLPLIAVLAYVLIKGISTINVDFFTQLPPPPGGQGGGVGNAILGSIVVTTIAALIAIPIGVGGGIYLAEYSTGRVFSQFIRFGTNVLAGVPSIIAGVFIYGVIVSTRILFGHTFSAIAGGTALSVLMLPTVVKTTDEGLKLVSNDLRRAAYGVGASRFVTISQITLPKAFTPIATGVVLSIARAAGETAPLIFTALFSPFWPNGIFDPIATLSVLIYNFSAQPYDLQNQLAWSASFLLVVFIFALNLLARWFGRMANK
- the murQ gene encoding N-acetylmuramic acid 6-phosphate etherase, which translates into the protein MNPSENRGYLTTEQSNPRSADLDVLSTDDLVKLFIDEDRKPQLAVEGASGALSAAIDAVALRLSRGGRLFYIGAGTSGRLGVLDAAECPPTFCSPPELVQGVLAGGAPALLRSSEGLEDLETGGVDDLKGHQFSADDCLVGIAAGGTTPYVLGALQYAVDLDALAIAMACVPAEQAPMPCHLDVRLITGPELLTGSTRLKAGTATKMALNILSTGVMVKLGKVYGNRMVDVSASNSKLVDRSLRILTDLAGLSREQGLPLLTEAQGSVKRALVMAAGSMDLEQAHILLANHDGNLRAALGSIGIHLNEPLSRLEQSQAPNRNS
- the pstC gene encoding phosphate ABC transporter permease subunit PstC, with the protein product MTNFKAQYLLRSRPAAEKFVDGSFQRLVVVMASMVALILISIFVVVFWGSLESMGRYGLKFLVTSNWNPVDDEYGAFTAIYGTLVTSLLALVIAVPLGVGTAIFITEDIIPLKIRNIIGLMVELLAAIPSVVLGLWAIFILEPFIRPFLMFLYEDFGWIPFFSTEPLGPGISPAILILVVMILPIITAIARDSLNQVPMQLRQAAYGVGATRWGAILNVILPAAVSGIVGGVMLALGRAMGETMAVTMIIGNSNVFSWSLLAPGNTISAMLANQFGEADVGQLSSLMYAAFVLMILTLLVNILAQWLVKRLSLKY